A window of Gasterosteus aculeatus chromosome 9, fGasAcu3.hap1.1, whole genome shotgun sequence contains these coding sequences:
- the elmod2 gene encoding ELMO domain-containing protein 2, whose translation MFGYIWTYLYTSVLRYWLKWFIRQATGKCELQRICSGYKAGATRTTKAEYSLRSSKNRVLRGALETNKDHLEHCVDQITKVKNVKPQKDPLFKESLHTCLLQITGNSSLYISVEDLRKEVFNPENQEHEAMLLKLWDLLMPAVKLDARITKQWGDIGFQGDDPKTDFRGMGMLGLINLVFFSENYTEEARQVLSHANHPKLGYSYAIVGINLTEMAYSLLKSGALKPHFYNTVPDTPELRHFHQLYCYLAYEFDKFWVAEEPESIMLFNQYREKFHTIVKTQLQDPDVSLTMTVCSNN comes from the exons ATGTTTGGGTATATCTGGACGTACCTCTACACATCCGTCCTAAGATACTGGCTGAAGTGGTTCATCCGTCAGGCAACAGGGAAATGTGAACTACAGAGAATATGTTCCGGATACAAAGCCGGGGCGACGAGGACAACAAAAGCAG AATATTCTCTGAGGTCATCAAAGAACAGG GTTTTAAGAGGAGCTTTGGAGACCAACAAGGATCATTTAGAGCATTGTGTCGATCAAATCACAAAAGTGAAGAATGTCAAACCCCAGAAAGATCCACT CTTCAAGGAAAGCCTTCACACGTGTCTGCTACAAATAACAGGAAACAGCAGTCTGTATATATCTGTGGAAGACTTGAGAAAGGAAGTCTTCAACCCTGAAAACCAAGAACACGAGGCCATGCTGTTGAAG CTGTGGGATCTGTTGATGCCAGCCGTCAAACTGGACGCGAGGATAACCAAACAGTGGGGAGACATTGGGTTCCAAGGAGATGACCCCAAGACGGACTTCAGAGGAATGGGAATGCTGGGCTTAATCAACCTTGT TTTCTTTAGTGAAAACTACACAGAGGAGGCTCGTCAGGTCTTGTCTCATGCAAACCATCCTAAACTAGG TTATTCGTATGCCATCGTTGGGATCAATTTGACGGAGATGGCCTACAGCCTCCTGAAGAGCGGTGCTTTGAAACCACATTTCTACAACACCGTACCGGACACACCTGAGCTCCGACACTTCCATCAGCTATACT GTTATCTGGCATATGAATTTGATAAATTCTGGGTGGCAGAAGAACCTGAAAGCATCATGCTGTTCAATCAGTACAGAGAGAAATTCCATACCATAGTCAAGACACAGCTACAGGACCCCGATGTTTCCCTCACAATGACTGTCTGTTCTAACAACTGA
- the ucp1 gene encoding mitochondrial brown fat uncoupling protein 1, translated as MVGLKPSDVPPPLGVKMASAGAAACVADLFTFPLDTAKVRLQIQGERKGVDGIRYRGVFGTISTMIQTEGPKSVYNGLVAGLQRQVCFASVRIGLYDNVKDLYTGGKDKAGIVARILAGCTTGAMAVSFAQPTDVVKVRFQAQVNLDGVARRYSGTMQAYKHIFQNEGMRGLWKGTLPNITRNALVNCTELVTYDLIKEAILKHKLLSDNLPCHFVSAFGAGFVTTVIASPVDVVKTRYMNSPPGQYKSAINCAWTMMTKEGPTAFYKGFVPSFLRLGSWNVVMFVSFEQIKRAMMVTKKRIEDKN; from the exons ATGGTGGGACTTAAACCCTCAGATGTGCCCCCCCCGCTGGGGGTGAAGATGGCGAGTGCCGGGGCTGCAGCCTGCGTCGCCGACCTTTTCACGTTTCCCCTGGACACGGCCAAAGTCAGGCTGCAG ATTcagggggagaggaagggagtggACGGCATCCGCTACAGGGGGGTGTTTGGCACGATCAGCACCATGATCCAAACGGAGGGGCCCAAGTCTGTGTACAACGGGCTGGTGGCGGGGCTCCAGAGACAAGTGTGCTTCGCCTCCGTCAGAATCGGCCTCTACGACAATGTCAAAGATTTGTACACCGGTGGCAAAGACA AAGCTGGCATAGTGGCACGAATCCTGGCTGGATGCACCACGGGCGCCATGGCGGTGTCTTTTGCACAGCCAACAGACGTGGTCAAGGTTCGGTTCCAGGCCCAGGTGAATCTGGACGGTGTGGCTCGTCGGTACAGCGGCACCATGCAGGCCTACAAGCACATCTTCCAGAACGAGGGCATGCGCGGACTCTGGAAAG GCACGCTGCCTAACATCACAAGAAATGCCCTGGTCAACTGCACGGAGCTAGTTACGTACGACCTGATCAAGGAGGCCATCCTGAAGCACAAGCTGCTGTCAG ACAACCTTCCTTGTCATTTTGTATCTGCGTTTGGGGCCGGCTTTGTCACCACGGTGATCGCTTCCCCAGTGGATGTGGTGAAGACCAGGTACATGAACTCTCCCCCCGGTCAGTACAAGAGTGCCATCAACTGCGCCTGGACCATGATGACCAAAGAGGGGCCGACGGCTTTCTATAAAGG ATTTGTGCCCTCGTTTCTAAGGTTGGGATCATGGAACGTTGTTATGTTTGTCTCTTTCGAACAAATCAAGAGAGCCATGATGGTCACAAAGAAGAGGATTGAGGACAAAAATTAA